In one Silene latifolia isolate original U9 population chromosome 10, ASM4854445v1, whole genome shotgun sequence genomic region, the following are encoded:
- the LOC141608393 gene encoding uncharacterized protein LOC141608393 yields MVWNVQGTGKKEKINAIKEVVRTYKPTVLALVETHMGEDHAIKLGSILGYKGQSRVNAIGFSGGIWLYWNTERDPSNRRNLWSELETFARNNNRPWMLAGDFNETRSLNKRHGGDSNMARRCENFNNWIENCELLELAFSGSAHTWARGNSVETRKSARLDRALCNADWGALFEDAMTKHLPAIQSDHCPIFIAPNGFAPLNAVNRPFRFQACWLTHESFKEYVDANWPSVMRNLGSSFPKIRPKIRGSQFVSASVLRRRRT; encoded by the exons ATGGTATGGAATGTTCAAGGAACAGGGAAGAAAGAAAAAATTAACGCTATAAAAGAAGTTGTTCGAACTTATAAACCTACTGTGCTCGCTTTAGTTGAAACCCATATGGGTGAAGATCATGCTATTAAACTTGGTTCGATCCTTGGATATAAGGGACAATCGAGAGTGAATGCTATAGGATTCAGTGGAGGAATTTGGCTCTACTGGAATACTGAG CGAGACCCTTCTAATAGGCGCAATCTGTGGAGTGAATTGGAGACCTTTGCACGCAATAACAATCGTCCATGGATGTTGGCTGGAGATTTCAACGAAACTAGATCTCTGAATAAACGACATGGTGGGGACTCTAATATGGCTCGTAGATGTGAAAATTTTAATAATTGGATTGAGAATTGTGAACTACTCGAACTTGCTTTCTCGGGTTCAGCTCATACTTGGGCTCGTGGAAATTCGGTTGAGACACGTAAAAGTGCGAGGTTAGATAGAGCGCTTTGCAATGCAGATTGGGGAGCCTTATTCGAAGATGCTATGACCAAACACCTACCAGCTATTCAGTCTGATCACTGTCCTATCTTTATTGCACCCAATGGTTTCGCTCCCTTGAATGCAGTGAATAGACCATTTCGATTCCAAGCGTGCTGGTTAACACATGAATCTTTTAAGGAATACGTTGATGCCAATTGGCCATCAGTGATGCGAAATCTAGGGTCTTCTTTTCCAAAAATACGGCCCAAGATAAGAGGGAGTCAGTTTGTGAGTGCCTCGGTTTTGAGGAGACGGAGGACCTAG
- the LOC141606132 gene encoding putative pre-mRNA-splicing factor ATP-dependent RNA helicase DEAH5, whose protein sequence is MTMMQVRSYRHNERPLKRMNSADMFEIKQLIASGVLSIKDLPSFDERLADETVYQQEDIEEELEIELNDEEPFFLRGQTRFAADMSPIRISKNPEGCLSRAAALAPALSKERREIRQQQERAILDSIPKDLNRPWEDPMPETGDRRLAHELRGVGLSAHDMPEWKKEAYGNAPTFGQKSRLSIQEQRESLPIYKLKKSLVQAVHDNQVLVVIGETGSGKTTQMTQYLAEAGYTTKGKIGCTQPRRVAATSVAKRVADEFGCRVGEEVGYAIRFEDCTSCDTVIKYMTDGMLLREILIDENLTQYSVIMLDEAHERTIHTDVLFGLLKQLVRRRPDLRLIVTSATLNAEKFSEFFYNCQIFTIPGRTFPVEILYVKEAETDYCDAALKTVLQIHLLEAEGDILLFLTGQEEIDYACEYLYQKMKALGNNQVPELIILPAYGALPSDMQSRIFDPAPPGKRKVVVATNIAEASLTIDGIFYVVDPGFAKQNVYNPKLGLDSLVITPISQASAKQRAGRAGRTGPGKCYRLFTESAFRNEMAPTPIPEIQRINLGMTTLTMKAMGINDLLSFDFMDPPAPQALISAMEQLYSLGALDEEGLLTKLGRKMAEFPLEPPLSKMLLASVDLGCSDEILTVISMIQSGNIFYRPREKQSQADQKKAKFFQPEGDHLMLLTVYKSWKATNFSKSWCFENFIQYRSLQKAQDIRKQLLTIMAKYGLDVVSAGKNFTKIRMAICAGFFFHVAKKDPLEGYRTLIENQSVYIHPSSALFHRQPEWVIYHELVMTTREYMREVTVVDPKWLVELAPRCFKVADPMKMSKRKRQERIEPLHDRFNEPNSWRLSKRRG, encoded by the coding sequence ATGACAATGATGCAGGTAAGATCATATAGGCATAATGAGAGACCATTGAAGCGTATGAATTCAGCAGACATGTTCGAAATCAAGCAGCTAATTGCTTCTGGTGTACTGAGTATCAAGGATCTTCCGAGTTTCGACGAAAGACTAGCTGACGAAACGGTTTATCAACAAGAAGACATTGAAGAAGAACTTGAGATTGAGTTAAATGACGAGGAACCTTTCTTTCTTCGAGGCCAAACTCGTTTCGCTGCAGACATGTCTCCTATCAGAATTTCCAAGAATCCCGAGGGTTGTTTGAGTCGCGCTGCTGCGTTGGCGCCTGCTTTGAGCAAAGAAAGGCGAGAAATCAGACAGCAACAGGAGAGAGCGATTCTTGATTCTATTCCGAAAGATCTTAATCGACCATGGGAAGATCCAATGCCAGAAACCGGAGACAGGCGTCTTGCACACGAGTTGCGAGGCGTTGGTTTGTCTGCACATGACATGCCTGAATGGAAGAAAGAAGCGTATGGTAATGCTCCGACGTTTGGGCAGAAATCGAGGTTATCTATCCAAGAACAGCGAGAAAGTTTACCGATTTATAAACTGAAGAAATCGTTAGTGCAGGCTGTACATGATAATCAGGTTCTGGTTGTGATTGGTGAGACTGGTTCCGGGAAAACAACTCAAATGACTCAGTATCTTGCAGAAGCGGGTTATACTACCAAGGGTAAAATCGGGTGTACTCAGCCTCGTAGAGTTGCTGCTACGTCTGTTGCGAAGAGGGTGGCAGATGAGTTTGGTTGTCGGGTTGGTGAGGAAGTTGGGTATGCTATTCGCTTTGAAGACTGTACGAGTTGTGACACTGTGATTAAGTACATGACAGATGGTATGCTGCTTAGGGAGATTCTTATTGACGAGAATCTTACGCAGTATTCTGTTATAATGCTCGATGAAGCGCATGAGAGGACTATACACACTGATGTCTTGTTTGGGCTTTTAAAACAGCTTGTTAGACGGAGACCTGATCTTCGTTTAATTGTGACTTCTGCCACGTTGAATGCGGAGAAATTTTCTGAATTTTTCTATAATTGTCAAATATTTACGATCCCTGGTAGAACATTTCCTGTAGAGATTTTGTATGTCAAGGAGGCGGAGACTGATTACTGTGACGCGGCTTTGAAGACTGTATTGCAAATCCACTTGTTAGAAGCTGAAGGTGATATTCTTCTGTTTTTAACCGGACAAGAGGAAATCGATTATGCATGTGAGTATCTTTATCAGAAAATGAAAGCCCTTGGTAATAATCAAGTACCTGAACTGATTATTCTTCCTGCTTACGGCGCGCTTCCTAGTGATATGCAATCTAGGATATTTGATCCTGCTCCTCCTGGGAAACGAAAAGTCGTTGTGGCTACTAATATTGCTGAAGCTTCCCTAACAATTGATGGGATATTTTATGTAGTTGATCCCGGGTTTGCTAAGCAAAATGTGTATAACCCGAAATTAGGTCTTGATTCTCTGGTGATAACTCCGATTTCTCAAGCATCAGCCAAGCAACGTGCAGGCCGTGCTGGTCGTACTGGTCCAGGGAAATGCTATCGCCTTTTTACTGAGAGTGCCTTCCGAAATGAAATGGCCCCCACCCCAATTCCTGAGATTCAGAGAATTAATCTTGGAATGACTACACTGACTATGAAGGCTATGGGAATTAATGATCTGTTGTCGTTCGATTTTATGGACCCACCTGCACCACAAGCCCTTATTTCTGCTATGGAGCAGTTGTATAGCTTGGGGGCCTTGGATGAAGAGGGTCTTTTGACCAAATTGGGTAGGAAGATGGCCGAATTTCCCTTGGAGCCGCCACTGTCAAAAATGCTTTTGGCCAGTGTCGACCTTGGATGCAGTGACGAGATTCTGACCGTCATTTCAATGATTCAGTCGGGAAATATATTCTACAGGCCGAGGGAAAAGCAATCACAGGCTGACCAAAAGAAGGCCAAATTCTTCCAGCCAGAAGGCGATCACCTTATGTTGCTTACTGTGTATAAGTCCTGGAAAGCAACCAACTTCTCGAAATCATGGTGCTTTGAAAATTTTATTCAGTATCGGTCGTTGCAGAAGGCACAAGATATCAGGAAACAACTCCTGACTATTATGGCGAAGTATGGATTGGATGTTGTGAGTGCTGGGAAGAATTTTACGAAAATAAGGATGGCGATTTGTGCAGGGTTTTTCTTTCATGTAGCTAAGAAGGACCCACTAGAGGGATACCGAACTTTGATTGAGAATCAGTCTGTTTACATTCATCCGAGTAGTGCATTGTTTCATAGACAACCAGAGTGGGTCATCTATCATGAACTTGTGATGACAACGAGAGAGTATATGCGCGAGGTGACTGTTGTTGATCCAAAGTGGCTTGTTGAATTAGCTCCAAGATGTTTTAAAGTGGCAGATCCGATGAAAATGAGCAAGCGCAAACGTCAAGAACGTATTGAGCCACTTCATGACAGGTTTAATGAGCCTAACTCTTGGCGCCTTAGCAAAAGGCGTGGCTAA
- the LOC141606133 gene encoding leucine aminopeptidase 1-like, translating into MAAIVASISSSTLFLSKLRPIPFLTLSVLSSSPFTLKLTTKTTSTRSLSTMARSSTGFNLGLTNPATLDPIKVSFGLKDVDLSEWKGDLLAVGVAEKDMSKDKDMKFENAILNSLDSKLGGLLADASSEEDFTGKPGQSTILRLPGFGSKRIGLIGLGRQSPSIAAYRGFGEAVAAAAKTAQASNVAVVLAALPESKSTTVSAIASGTILGLHEDLRFKSESKKPSLKSLDIIGFGTAPELEKRLKYAEHVCSGIILGRELVNAPANVLTPGALAEEASNIASQFSDVFSAKILNAEECKELGMGSYLAVAAASANPPHFIHLCYKPLGGPAKAKLALVGKGLTFDSGGYNIKTGPGCSIELMKFDMGGSAAVLGAAKAIGQIKPAGVEVHFIVAACENMISGTGMRPGDVVTASNGKTIEVNNTDAEGRLTLADALVYACNQGVDKIIDLATLTGACVVALGPSIAGIFTPDDALAKEVTVAAEANGEKLWRMPMEDSYWESMKSGVADMVNTGGRQGGAITAALFLKQFVDEKVQWMHIDMAGPVWNEKKRAATGFGVSTLVEWVLTNSSE; encoded by the exons ATGGCCGCCATAGTTGCATCAATCTCGTCATCAACCTTGTTCTTATCAAAGTTACGTCCTATACCTTTTCTTACTCTTTCTGTGCTGTCTTCCTCTCCCTTTACTCTCAAACTCACCACTAAAACTACTTCTACTCGCTCACTTTCTACTATGGCTCGCTCTTCTACTGGTTTCAACCTCGGTCTCACTAACCCCGCTACTCTCGACCCAATCAAG GTTAGTTTCGGGTTGAAAGATGTTGATTTGTCGGAATGGAAAGGTGATCTGCTAGCCGTAGGCGTAGCAGAGAAAGACATGAGCAAAGACAAGGATATGAAGTTTGAAAACGCGATATTGAATTCACTGGACTCGAAATTAGGAGGTTTGTTGGCAGACGCCTCTAGTGAAGAGGATTTCACTGGCAAACCTGGACAGTCGACCATTCTTAGGCTTCCAGGTTTTGGTTCTAAGAGGATTGGGTTGATTGGTCTTGGCCGTCAGTCTCCTTCCATTGCAGCCTACCGTGGTTTTGGTGAAGCTGTTGCCGCTGCTGCTAAGACTGCTCAAGCATCTAATGTTGCTGTTGTACTTGCAGCCTTGCCCGAGTCTAAGTCGACTACTGTTTCTGCTATTGCATCTG GTACTATACTTGGCTTGCATGAGGACTTGAGGTTTAAATCAGAATCAAAGAAGCCATCTCTGAAATCTTTGGATATCATCGGTTTTGGGACTGCGCCTGAATTGGAGAAAAGACTCAAGTACGCTGAACATGTGTGTTCTGGTATCATATTAGGGAGGGAGCTCGTCAATGCACCTGCCAATGTTCTTACTCCTG GAGCACTCGCTGAAGAGGCTTCCAATATTGCGTCACAGTTCAGTGATGTTTTCTCTGCAAAGATTCTGAATGCTGAGGAGTGCAAGGAATTAGGAATGGGTTCCTACCTCGCGGTGGCTGCTGCTTCCGCAAATCCACCCCATTTTATCCATCTATGCTATAAGCCTCTTGGTGGACCCGCAAAAGCCAAGTTGGCTCTTGTTGGAAAAGGCCTTACATTTGACAG TGGAGGTTACAACATCAAAACTGGACCTGGATGCTCTATTGAGCTAATGAAGTTTGATATGGGTGGTTCTGCAGCAGTTTTAGGTGCAGCAAAAGCCATTGGCCAAATCAAACCTGCTGGAGTAGAG GTTCACTTCATTGTCGCTGCATGTGAAAACATGATTAGTGGGACTGGTATGAGACCTGGAGACGTAGTCACTGCTTCGAATGGAAAGACAATTGAG gTTAACAACACAGATGCAGAAGGAAGACTTACTCTAGCAGATGCTTTAGTATATGCTTGCAACCAAGGCGTCGACAAG ATAATCGATTTGGCAACACTAACCGGAGCCTGTGTAGTTGCTTTGGGACCTTCAATAGCTG GTATCTTCACTCCCGACGATGCGCTTGCAAAAGAGGTTACTGTTGCCGCTGAAGCAAACGGGGAGAAACTTTGGAGGATGCCTATGGAAGATAGTTACTGGGAGTCGATGAAATCAGGGGTGGCTGATATGGTTAACACTGGCGGTCGTCAAGGTGGTGCCATTACTGCTGCATTATTTTTGAAACAG TTTGTCGACGAGAAAGTTCAATGGATGCATATTGATATGGCGGGTCCTGTTTGGAATGAAAAGAAGCGCGCGGCAACAGGATTTGGTGTATCAACGTTGGTGGAGTGGGTTCTCACAAATTCGTCAGAGTAA